A region of Bacteroidota bacterium DNA encodes the following proteins:
- a CDS encoding RNA 2'-phosphotransferase, whose product MKSRHIVISKFLSRVLRHKPKLIGITLDDAGWIGVDELLRAMEAAGKPLSLEDLKAVVRTNDKQRFAFNEDETKIRANQGHSIKTIDLGLTPQAPPAILYHGTVAKYLESIKRQGLQKRSRQHVHLSPDIETATRVGSRRGTPILLEIDAAHMHADGYAFYLSANGVWLTDHVPPQFISALNHDHA is encoded by the coding sequence ATGAAATCGAGGCACATTGTCATAAGCAAATTTCTGAGCCGGGTGCTGCGCCACAAACCCAAACTGATTGGCATCACCCTTGATGATGCCGGCTGGATTGGTGTTGATGAATTGCTGCGCGCAATGGAGGCTGCTGGCAAGCCGCTTTCGCTGGAGGACCTCAAAGCGGTAGTGCGCACCAATGACAAACAGCGGTTCGCCTTCAATGAAGACGAGACAAAAATTAGAGCCAATCAGGGCCACTCAATCAAAACGATAGACCTTGGGCTTACGCCACAGGCACCGCCAGCTATCCTTTACCACGGCACCGTTGCAAAGTATCTCGAAAGCATAAAAAGACAGGGCTTGCAAAAAAGGTCCCGGCAGCACGTCCATCTTTCTCCCGACATAGAAACAGCAACGCGGGTAGGAAGCCGGCGAGGTACACCCATCCTGCTAGAAATCGATGCAGCACACATGCATGCGGATGGCTATGCGTTTTACCTTTCAGCCAATGGCGTATGGCTCACAGACCACGTCCCGCCACAGTTTATTTCAGCATTAAATCACGACCACGCATAA
- a CDS encoding Rossmann fold nucleotide-binding protein, producing MRDFLKRPPQICVLGSADAGSKGYELAAQAGSLIADLGFTLVSGCGSAATRVAAERAHAAGGTVVSIIPSDDINAPDWPCSILIPCGMGDARNLMMALAGDACIVIGGRAGTISEVCLAWLHKRPLLPLTGCGGWSDQLEQNPPDERANSPIHPWGSMDALKAQFQALGFPVKA from the coding sequence ATGAGAGATTTTTTGAAGCGGCCGCCACAAATTTGTGTTTTGGGCAGTGCCGATGCCGGCTCCAAAGGATATGAATTGGCTGCACAAGCAGGATCGTTGATTGCCGATCTTGGCTTCACGCTGGTAAGCGGCTGTGGTAGTGCGGCTACCCGTGTTGCTGCTGAACGGGCCCATGCAGCCGGCGGCACCGTTGTTAGTATTATTCCGAGCGACGACATCAATGCGCCAGACTGGCCCTGTAGTATCCTGATCCCGTGCGGCATGGGTGATGCGCGTAATCTGATGATGGCACTTGCCGGCGACGCTTGCATCGTTATTGGCGGTCGCGCCGGCACCATTTCTGAAGTATGTTTGGCCTGGCTACACAAACGCCCGCTTCTACCGCTAACAGGCTGTGGCGGGTGGTCTGACCAGCTTGAACAAAACCCGCCTGATGAACGTGCCAATTCTCCCATTCATCCATGGGGTTCAATGGATGCACTTAAGGCGCAATTTCAGGCACTGGGCTTTCCCGTAAAAGCTTGA